In Microvenator marinus, one genomic interval encodes:
- a CDS encoding CHAT domain-containing protein has product MPEINELLEKLDKGSDRFEWERIYGNWEGSCTRDEAYEVFASGRPYREWFGFRFDAGPPGTRLPNPADAFLAITGESGGSPLDAYSVVFYGPVFPASQLSSDWCPFFWRVTLAAAKSDGTWFARWLAARACLAQFAFGCIEGAFALADMFGQSEGGRRHLRLVSEFELVRDSPESLKSPWIRQAATELWRHAALPIMPELPGPVEFDDDRDSILQLLRERGAKALLELIEGFVSRTATVSAHLLRGEETLRATEDYIPNPTPSRLEEASKKIPSVELSGLLFRFLNSIAMKVVGPHTVVVFAALRDQLAGHWLEGYWRPIITMALCDFLGDNPAFTEQRGVWLTEICESAESSLLLGDCLYNLALLKHSNGVNGAAELLCRAADVAIEISYPDLLLATAETLARMGETSLELSLVQGWYSWLSEIDVLTAVELERANAAFSHLFYLCGLSGTADPVSETSDGKFEHKYFYVFKMPWSFSGESNQSLVRKISEVKEGTIEHAEILAELARRGLREVSEARAASESTRVAIRRQTAFEGILGWMRLAQIWGPEDHRNDPVRDFAFTAEIAREALAGVSGTELSIVFEVSLKILLARSLRYSQAGNRDENFTEAKESYLKISEMPTATNADRGNALFNVAELVMDWANAPLNERLQWSIDTAKRAIEITDDVPLANRYKSILLNWLAISADKGNEEALEEAQALMSKMDFDVLPKSHWGTVFLHFGNVQASVARRKGPKDEAEVWQKVIREHGEHFSPSQFSSAHHNLGAALRRAGQFGDARVSLEKASVVRSTGTDPRHYYETELELALLETERLPNGVLLERPALERALDHYRSARNAAQRLGPSEELVQVALFQGRFLGQLDNNPWVGEMSDEVWEIVDESLPFIILNTDLREQVAWMILGLGIRVVIAHAARTRHLKRHGFRLGGREAQQVLKWWIRSQHAYLRPIEARLLPSQLAGLPLAAEWGEAVDSENSLRLAELLPALRAVDPSFLDDDVQNERIWRWLEMQPGAVAIHLTLATPESIALVLSIEDDERTIEVFGLDTTRENLERTSQPTAVQIQRICQRILAELPETPSAVLWQPGPTMRYIPTREVWGKLPVAVASSLVNTLPKNEEQARQGVLIVLADPGQGREHAELDEFGLDAIRAIEPLANKFGPVRILASRGATFGRALHDIDRVLPEPASAENVLKHARTSEFVIFIAHGDVPNPDDAALVCIGEDGECEPLDVKRLQQSRRAFAGSKLILLSCETGRTTDSLAREGGIAGVLIAAGAEFVVAPLAPVYIGVATRVCVDVLSGLLKGIPPWRVLPNGDPIEAGGPTLGPVRSSKAKAAEEAQHYSSYVVWVA; this is encoded by the coding sequence ATGCCTGAAATCAATGAACTACTGGAAAAGCTCGACAAAGGTTCTGACAGGTTCGAGTGGGAGCGAATCTATGGAAATTGGGAGGGTAGCTGTACGCGCGATGAGGCGTATGAGGTATTTGCTTCCGGGCGTCCTTATAGAGAGTGGTTCGGATTTCGCTTTGACGCAGGCCCTCCTGGGACACGATTGCCAAACCCTGCCGATGCCTTTCTAGCGATCACCGGCGAATCCGGAGGATCACCGTTGGATGCGTATTCGGTGGTGTTCTACGGCCCGGTGTTTCCCGCAAGCCAACTTAGTTCCGATTGGTGTCCTTTTTTCTGGCGAGTCACCTTAGCAGCAGCGAAGTCTGATGGAACATGGTTCGCTCGTTGGCTGGCTGCACGTGCATGCCTCGCCCAATTCGCGTTCGGATGTATCGAAGGAGCGTTCGCTCTGGCGGATATGTTTGGCCAATCGGAAGGAGGACGCCGACACCTAAGACTTGTCTCTGAGTTTGAGCTTGTTCGAGACTCTCCAGAATCCCTGAAGAGTCCTTGGATTCGGCAAGCGGCAACAGAACTGTGGCGTCATGCAGCCTTGCCAATCATGCCCGAACTGCCAGGCCCTGTTGAGTTTGACGATGACCGTGATTCAATCCTTCAGCTCTTACGAGAACGTGGAGCGAAGGCATTGCTGGAATTGATAGAGGGCTTTGTTTCAAGAACGGCCACTGTGAGTGCACACCTTCTGCGCGGGGAAGAGACACTGAGAGCCACTGAGGACTACATCCCAAACCCAACCCCCTCCAGATTAGAGGAGGCATCAAAAAAAATCCCTTCAGTGGAGCTGTCGGGATTATTGTTCCGGTTCCTGAATAGTATCGCAATGAAGGTTGTAGGACCGCATACTGTTGTCGTTTTTGCGGCATTGCGTGACCAATTGGCAGGGCATTGGCTGGAAGGGTACTGGCGACCCATTATCACGATGGCACTCTGCGATTTCCTCGGGGACAATCCTGCTTTCACTGAGCAACGAGGGGTTTGGCTTACAGAGATCTGCGAGTCGGCCGAATCATCGCTACTTCTGGGTGATTGTCTCTACAATCTGGCTCTACTCAAACATTCAAACGGTGTGAATGGAGCAGCGGAATTGTTGTGCCGCGCTGCAGATGTAGCAATCGAAATCTCATATCCAGACCTTCTTCTCGCTACAGCTGAAACGTTGGCCCGAATGGGGGAGACGTCGCTTGAGCTGTCTCTTGTTCAGGGCTGGTACAGCTGGCTCTCTGAAATCGATGTCTTGACCGCGGTGGAGCTAGAAAGGGCAAACGCCGCATTTAGCCATTTGTTCTACTTGTGTGGGTTGTCGGGGACTGCAGACCCTGTTTCTGAAACTTCAGATGGCAAATTCGAACACAAGTACTTCTATGTTTTCAAGATGCCTTGGTCGTTTTCAGGCGAGTCAAATCAGAGTCTAGTTAGGAAAATTTCTGAGGTGAAAGAGGGTACGATCGAACACGCCGAAATCTTGGCCGAACTTGCCAGACGGGGCCTGAGAGAGGTTTCTGAAGCCCGTGCCGCGAGTGAGTCAACACGTGTTGCAATACGGAGGCAGACCGCATTTGAGGGGATTTTGGGCTGGATGCGACTCGCTCAAATCTGGGGACCAGAGGACCATCGCAATGACCCTGTCCGAGACTTTGCCTTTACTGCGGAGATTGCACGTGAAGCACTTGCAGGGGTATCCGGGACCGAACTGTCCATTGTGTTTGAAGTGTCTCTGAAGATCCTGCTCGCAAGGAGTCTTCGATATTCACAGGCAGGTAACCGAGACGAGAATTTCACTGAAGCAAAGGAGAGCTATCTCAAAATTTCCGAGATGCCGACAGCCACCAATGCTGACCGTGGAAACGCACTCTTCAACGTAGCTGAACTCGTTATGGACTGGGCGAATGCACCGCTAAATGAACGACTTCAGTGGTCAATCGACACGGCGAAACGCGCAATCGAAATCACTGACGATGTGCCGTTGGCCAATCGCTACAAGTCTATCTTATTAAATTGGCTAGCTATTTCAGCCGATAAAGGGAATGAGGAGGCTCTTGAGGAAGCGCAAGCCTTGATGAGCAAGATGGACTTTGATGTGCTTCCGAAAAGCCATTGGGGAACGGTGTTCCTTCACTTTGGGAACGTACAAGCATCGGTTGCCAGAAGGAAAGGCCCAAAGGACGAGGCGGAGGTTTGGCAAAAGGTGATTCGAGAGCATGGCGAGCACTTTTCGCCATCCCAATTTAGCTCGGCACATCACAACCTTGGCGCCGCCTTGCGCCGGGCTGGCCAATTCGGGGACGCAAGAGTTTCCCTTGAGAAAGCATCGGTCGTCAGGTCAACAGGCACCGATCCGCGCCACTATTACGAGACAGAGCTGGAGCTGGCGCTTCTGGAAACAGAGAGATTGCCAAACGGCGTGCTGCTTGAACGTCCTGCCCTAGAGCGTGCGTTAGACCACTATCGTTCTGCGCGGAATGCTGCCCAACGCTTGGGGCCAAGCGAAGAGTTGGTGCAGGTGGCATTGTTTCAGGGGCGTTTCCTCGGCCAACTTGATAACAATCCGTGGGTGGGTGAAATGTCAGATGAAGTGTGGGAAATTGTGGATGAATCACTACCCTTCATCATACTCAATACCGACCTGCGTGAGCAGGTAGCTTGGATGATTCTTGGGCTTGGTATCAGGGTTGTGATCGCCCACGCCGCTCGAACACGACACCTAAAGCGGCACGGGTTCAGGCTTGGCGGCCGCGAAGCTCAGCAGGTCCTGAAATGGTGGATTCGCTCCCAGCATGCCTACCTGAGGCCTATCGAGGCGCGTTTGTTACCATCGCAACTGGCGGGCTTGCCACTCGCGGCCGAATGGGGCGAAGCCGTCGATAGCGAGAACAGTTTGCGTCTAGCGGAGCTTCTTCCGGCGCTTCGAGCAGTCGACCCAAGCTTTTTGGATGACGATGTTCAGAATGAACGTATCTGGCGGTGGCTGGAAATGCAGCCCGGAGCAGTCGCCATCCATCTCACGTTGGCTACGCCAGAGTCGATTGCCCTGGTGCTCTCAATTGAAGATGACGAGCGGACGATAGAGGTGTTTGGTCTCGATACGACCCGCGAGAATCTGGAGAGAACGTCTCAGCCCACAGCCGTTCAAATTCAGCGGATATGTCAGCGGATCTTGGCAGAACTTCCAGAAACACCAAGTGCTGTTCTCTGGCAGCCCGGGCCAACGATGCGATATATTCCGACCCGAGAAGTGTGGGGAAAACTTCCTGTGGCGGTCGCTTCGTCGTTGGTAAACACCCTTCCAAAGAATGAGGAGCAAGCGAGGCAAGGTGTGCTCATTGTTCTTGCCGACCCTGGTCAAGGCAGAGAGCACGCGGAGCTTGATGAGTTCGGCTTAGACGCGATCAGAGCCATCGAGCCTCTCGCCAACAAATTCGGCCCCGTTCGAATCCTCGCGAGCCGAGGTGCGACGTTTGGGAGAGCGCTACACGACATTGACAGGGTCTTGCCTGAACCGGCTTCGGCGGAAAACGTTTTGAAGCATGCCAGAACAAGTGAGTTTGTGATTTTCATTGCGCATGGGGATGTCCCAAATCCAGATGATGCGGCGCTTGTATGCATTGGAGAAGATGGGGAGTGCGAGCCGTTGGATGTAAAGCGACTTCAGCAGTCTCGTCGCGCTTTCGCGGGGTCCAAGCTTATCCTACTTTCCTGCGAGACTGGCAGGACCACCGATTCGCTCGCACGGGAAGGTGGGATTGCAGGCGTTCTCATCGCGGCGGGAGCCGAATTTGTTGTAGCACCATTGGCACCTGTCTATATCGGAGTGGCAACGAGGGTTTGTGTGGATGTGTTAAGCGGGCTATTGAAGGGAATTCCGCCGTGGAGAGTGTTACCAAACGGAGACCCGATTGAGGCTGGTGGACCAACTCTGGGCCCAGTGCGCTCGTCGAAAGCGAAGGCCGCTGAGGAAGCGCAACACTATTCAAGCTACGTGGTCTGGGTTGCGTGA
- a CDS encoding RNA polymerase sigma factor has translation MPEEINWTNVVDCLHRYGVTRDRVLGERTFRFLYVELARVVPEHNHDALQTVLLKLHTCPTKLGAAVKSPKAWLRKAVRNKVLDEQKATIAGREREENWLTTHLTDIEDQRSISNAMLPVRDCLEKLTLKRRLVLKLYYLDSAITGEEISYLGQVHECDQNVIRSRIDGVVDAEDSLNRSYQLSLIIEPDKGSSDAEARERRLDRFRKARKTAENELKACLGVQV, from the coding sequence GTGCCAGAAGAGATAAACTGGACGAACGTCGTGGACTGCTTGCACAGGTACGGTGTGACACGGGATCGAGTCTTGGGAGAACGGACTTTCCGTTTTCTATATGTCGAGCTTGCCCGCGTTGTGCCAGAGCACAACCATGATGCTCTGCAGACTGTGCTTCTGAAACTGCACACTTGTCCGACCAAACTGGGCGCAGCTGTTAAGTCACCGAAGGCCTGGCTCCGAAAAGCTGTTCGGAACAAAGTCCTTGATGAACAAAAGGCCACGATCGCTGGACGCGAGCGAGAAGAGAATTGGCTAACGACTCATTTGACCGACATCGAGGATCAGAGGTCGATTTCCAATGCGATGCTCCCTGTTCGTGACTGTCTTGAAAAGCTGACTTTGAAACGACGCCTGGTCCTGAAGCTCTACTACTTGGACTCAGCCATCACCGGTGAAGAAATTTCTTACTTGGGTCAGGTGCATGAATGTGACCAGAATGTGATTCGAAGCCGAATAGATGGTGTTGTGGATGCTGAAGATTCCCTGAATCGGAGTTATCAACTCTCACTCATTATTGAGCCCGATAAGGGCTCGTCGGATGCAGAAGCACGAGAACGACGACTCGATCGATTTAGAAAGGCTCGCAAAACCGCGGAGAATGAGTTGAAGGCATGTTTGGGAGTTCAAGTATGA
- a CDS encoding 3'-5' exonuclease: MRFAIADTFQKGLDKLSKGDQTLVKQRAFDFQTDHQNPSHQFHRLQGLKEKRFWTVYVNMDIRIIVYKDGDLMMLCYTDHHDAAYEWAKGRQIEVHPETGATQLVELIERREEIVQQVVRQQVVEPPIFGRFEPSYLHKLGVPESWLEPLKYVTDSNLLDTLERLPQEAAERLMRLAAGEVVEIPNVLPTVDPFAHPDTQRRFRVVENQTELYRALEWPWERWTTFLHPTQERALQRTYNGPAYVSGGAGTGKTVVALHRAYKLLREAPEGRVLFTTFSSTLASRLELSANILMGRDTEERQRLRITNLHALARQIWVDDLGRRFQAVDRDGLSDLMAQAKSSLDSSGMSLGFLMSEWESVVDSWGIETWDDYRGFPRKGRGTPLDARTRLAVWRVFERVRELLSSQGKSTWNQLCYSCIEALDDGTHRWDHIIVDESQDFGPAELRLVRALVGTGTNDVFLVGDSGQQLYQRPFSWRDVGIEVVGRSTNLKVNYRTTEQIRRFADGLMPPNMREHGGQELSRGTVSLLQGEAPVIKGFPSADDEIRFVVTQIKTWLDEGMQPKDIAILGRVKKKVLVERAEQALSQLNVPYHWLKSEETVIPEAISLGTMHNAKGLEFKAVVVMGCERGTVPLTWVLSNASDDAERDEAMARERNLLYVATTRARQDLVVTYVGEPSEFI; encoded by the coding sequence ATGAGATTCGCGATCGCCGACACCTTCCAGAAAGGTCTCGACAAGCTGAGCAAAGGGGACCAGACCCTGGTGAAGCAGCGGGCCTTTGACTTTCAGACGGACCACCAAAACCCAAGCCATCAATTTCACAGGCTCCAGGGGTTGAAGGAAAAGCGTTTCTGGACTGTCTATGTCAACATGGACATTCGCATCATCGTCTACAAGGACGGCGATCTTATGATGCTTTGCTACACGGACCATCATGACGCTGCGTATGAGTGGGCCAAGGGGCGACAAATTGAAGTGCACCCTGAGACTGGCGCGACCCAGCTGGTGGAACTGATTGAACGACGTGAAGAAATCGTTCAGCAGGTTGTCCGTCAGCAAGTTGTGGAACCACCCATCTTTGGGCGATTTGAGCCCAGCTATCTTCATAAGCTTGGGGTGCCTGAAAGCTGGCTCGAGCCTCTGAAGTACGTTACGGACTCGAACCTCCTTGATACGCTCGAACGCCTGCCACAAGAGGCGGCTGAGCGCTTGATGCGGCTTGCTGCTGGTGAGGTGGTCGAGATTCCCAATGTCTTGCCGACGGTCGATCCGTTTGCCCATCCCGATACGCAGAGGCGTTTCCGGGTGGTGGAGAATCAGACGGAGCTTTATCGCGCGCTGGAGTGGCCCTGGGAGCGCTGGACGACCTTTTTACATCCAACACAAGAGCGTGCTCTCCAAAGGACCTATAATGGGCCTGCATACGTCTCAGGAGGGGCAGGAACGGGAAAGACGGTAGTTGCCCTGCATCGCGCCTACAAATTGCTCAGGGAGGCTCCTGAGGGCCGTGTGCTCTTCACCACGTTCTCGAGCACATTGGCAAGCCGCTTGGAGCTCAGCGCAAATATTCTGATGGGAAGGGACACAGAGGAGCGCCAAAGGCTGCGGATCACCAATCTACATGCCTTGGCACGTCAGATATGGGTGGATGATTTGGGGCGAAGATTTCAGGCTGTCGATCGAGATGGCTTGAGTGACCTGATGGCTCAAGCGAAGAGTTCTCTGGATTCCAGTGGAATGAGTTTGGGATTCCTCATGTCCGAATGGGAGAGTGTGGTTGACAGTTGGGGGATTGAGACTTGGGATGACTATCGTGGATTTCCCCGTAAAGGTCGTGGCACGCCTCTGGATGCGAGAACTCGACTTGCCGTTTGGAGGGTTTTTGAGCGCGTACGAGAGCTGCTGAGTTCCCAGGGCAAATCTACGTGGAACCAGCTCTGCTACTCATGCATTGAGGCGCTGGATGACGGAACTCATCGCTGGGACCATATCATCGTGGATGAAAGCCAGGACTTTGGCCCTGCCGAGCTCAGGTTGGTGCGTGCCCTTGTGGGGACAGGCACAAACGATGTCTTCTTGGTCGGAGATAGTGGTCAACAGCTTTATCAACGCCCGTTCTCGTGGCGAGACGTTGGGATAGAGGTGGTCGGACGTTCTACCAATCTGAAGGTGAACTACCGAACTACGGAACAGATTCGTCGGTTTGCCGATGGACTGATGCCACCCAACATGCGTGAGCATGGAGGTCAGGAGCTATCTCGGGGGACGGTCTCTTTGCTTCAGGGCGAAGCGCCCGTAATCAAAGGCTTTCCCTCAGCCGACGACGAGATCCGATTCGTGGTGACCCAGATCAAGACTTGGCTTGATGAGGGTATGCAGCCGAAAGACATCGCAATTTTGGGCCGAGTGAAGAAGAAGGTGTTGGTGGAACGCGCAGAACAGGCTTTAAGCCAACTAAATGTTCCATACCATTGGCTTAAGAGCGAAGAGACCGTCATTCCGGAGGCTATAAGCCTAGGCACCATGCATAACGCGAAGGGCCTCGAGTTCAAAGCAGTGGTGGTGATGGGTTGCGAGCGCGGTACTGTTCCCCTTACCTGGGTGCTTTCAAATGCCTCGGATGATGCGGAGCGCGACGAAGCTATGGCCCGCGAACGCAACCTCCTCTACGTCGCGACCACGCGGGCTCGGCAGGACTTGGTTGTCACCTATGTTGGCGAGCCTAGCGAATTCATATGA